In one Euleptes europaea isolate rEulEur1 chromosome 12, rEulEur1.hap1, whole genome shotgun sequence genomic region, the following are encoded:
- the CREBZF gene encoding CREB/ATF bZIP transcription factor, whose protein sequence is MRHRLAQLRAAPGSPREPAAAFSSLPREGGGGGSAAETGDEAEPAAHDDGAGEAAALLFPGLELDEAAAAAGRPGWACDDAGPRRAGGTGGGGPRRKAAEAARLNRQRKKQYVQGLERRLQGLAAENRQLRDRNRGLCRRLRGLEREAGYLRAVLANQSALGRLLGRLAGRGGAAAGLRVGSSLWHDGTGGDHDYALPGPREDGEEDVRPCRGPAGLCLHVDRDQVSVEFCSVCSRRAARGQAARDPSSPPPPPFAAKIFFFRCLPCQAPLCRG, encoded by the exons ATGCGCCACAGGCTCGCCCAGCTGCGGGCGGCGCCGGGCAGCCCCCGGGAGCCCGCCGCGGCCTTCTCCTCCCTGCCCcgcgagggcggcggcggcggcagcgcggcGGAGACGGGCGACGAGGCCGAGCCGGCGGCGCACGACGACGGCGCGGGGGAGGCCGCGGCGCTGCTTTTCCCGGGCCTCGAGCTGGAC gaggcggcggcggcggcgggccggCCGGGCTGGGCCTGCGACGACGCCGGGCCGCGCCGAGCCGGGGGGACGGGCGGCGGCGGGCCGCGGCGgaaggcggcggaggcggcgcgCCTGAACCGCCAGCGGAAGAAGCAGTACGTGCAGGGCCTGGAGCGCCGCCTGCAAGGCCTGGCCGCCGAGAACCGCCAGCTGCGCGACCGCAACCGGGGCCTGTGCCGCCGCCTGCGCGGCCTGGAGCGGGAGGCCGGCTACCTGCGCGCCGTGCTGGCCAACCAGAGCGCCCTGGGGCGCCTCCTGGGACGCCTGGCCGGGCGCGGGGGGGCCGCGGCCGGCCTGCGGGTGGGCAGCAGCCTCTGGcacgac GGGACCGGCGGCGACCACGACTACGCCCTCCCGGGGCCCAGGGAAGACGGCGAAGAGGATGTCCGGCCTTGCCGCGGCCCCGCCGGCCTCTGCCTCCACGTGGACCGGGACCAGGTGTCGGTGGAGTTCTGCTCCGTGTGCTCCCGGCGGGCGGCCCGGGGGCAGGCCGCCCGGgacccttcttctcctcctcctcctcccttcgcCGCCAAAAT TTTCTTTTTTAGGTGCTTGCCCTGCCAGGCCCCGTTGTGTAGGGGTTAA